GCAGCCCAAACATAAGGTTACTATGGAATTCATCGACCTCAAAACCCAGTACCAGCGGCTCAAGCCGCAGATTGACGCCGCCATACAGCGCGTGCTGGACCATGGCCAGTACATCCTCGGCCCCGAAGTGGCCGAGCTGGAAGAAAAGCTGGCTGCCTACACGGGGGCCAAGCACTGCATCACCGTGGCCAATGGCACCGACGCCCTGCAGATTGCCCTCATGGCACTGGGCGTGGGGCCGGGAGATGAAGTCATCACCCCCGGCTTCACCTACATCGCCACGGCCGAGACGGTGGCCTTGCTGCGTGCCAAGCCGGTGTATGTAGACATTGATGAGCGCACCTACAACCTAGACCCGGCCTTGTTAGAAGCGGCCATTACGCCGCGTACCAAAGCCATTGTGCCGGTAAGCTTATACGGGCAATGCGCAGACTTTGACGCCATCAACGCCATCGCGGCCCGGCACGGCATACCCGTGATCGAAGACGCCGCCCAAAGCTTTGGTGCCACCTACAAGGGGCGCAAAAGCTGCAACCTTTCTACCATCGCATGCGCCAGCTTCTTTCCCAGTAAGCCGATGGGCTGTTATGGCGATGGCGGTGCCGTGTTCACCAACGACAGCGAACTGGCCAAGGCGATGCGCCAGATTGCTCGGCATGGGCAAGGCAGGCGTTACCACCATGTGCGAGTAGGGGTAAACAGTCGGCTCGACACGCTTCAGGCCGCCATCCTATTGCCCAAGCTGGCGGTGTTCGATGAAGAAATTGCACTGCGCCAGGTGGTGGCCGGCCGCTACATGCAGTTGCTGCAAGGGGTGGAGCAACTGGTACTGCCCGTGGTGGAGCCCCACAACGTGAGCGTGTGGGCGCAATTCACCATAAGGGTGCAAAACCGCGAAGCCGTGCAGAAGCAGCTATTGGACGCTGGGGTGCCCACTGCGGTGCATTACCCCATACCATTGAATAAACAGCCGGCGGTAGCCGATGCAGGCGTCAAACTGACCGTGGGCGATGTGCTCTCGCAAAGCGTAATCAGTTTACCCATGCATCCGTACCTCAGCGAAG
This genomic interval from Bacillota bacterium contains the following:
- a CDS encoding DegT/DnrJ/EryC1/StrS family aminotransferase, with protein sequence MEFIDLKTQYQRLKPQIDAAIQRVLDHGQYILGPEVAELEEKLAAYTGAKHCITVANGTDALQIALMALGVGPGDEVITPGFTYIATAETVALLRAKPVYVDIDERTYNLDPALLEAAITPRTKAIVPVSLYGQCADFDAINAIAARHGIPVIEDAAQSFGATYKGRKSCNLSTIACASFFPSKPMGCYGDGGAVFTNDSELAKAMRQIARHGQGRRYHHVRVGVNSRLDTLQAAILLPKLAVFDEEIALRQVVAGRYMQLLQGVEQLVLPVVEPHNVSVWAQFTIRVQNREAVQKQLLDAGVPTAVHYPIPLNKQPAVADAGVKLTVGDVLSQSVISLPMHPYLSEVNINTIFIALKKTFS